The DNA segment CTGCGATACGCCGTTGAACGGGACCTGCTGACCGGCAATCCGCTCTCGCGCATCGACTGGGATCCGCCGGCAACCGACGACGAGGTGGATTTCCGCTACGTGCCGAACCCGGCACAGACGCGGGCTCTGCTGGAGGCAGTACGGGACCAGGGCAAGCGAGGAGAGCACCTGCACGGGTTCTTCGGCTGCATGTACTACGCGGCTATGCGCCCGTCCGAGGTGGCCCAGCTCAGCAAGCGGGACTGCAAGCTGCCCGCGTCCGGCTGGGGCGAACTCATCCTGAACCGGAGCCGCCCGGAGGTCGGTGCGGGTTGGACGGACGACGGCAAGTCATACGAGCTCCGCGGGCTCAAGCGCCGTGCGCGCAAGACCACCCGGCCGGTCCCGGTCCCGCCCGTCCTGGTGGCGATGCTGCGCCGGCACATGGAGACGTACGGCACCGCTCCCGATGGCCGGCTGTTCGCCGCGGCCCGCGGCGGCCGGGTGAGATCCACCGAGTACGCTGCGGTATGGCAGAAGGCGAGGGAAAAGGCGCTCTCTGCCGAGGACACAGCGAGCCCCCTCGCGGAGGTCCCATACTCCCTACGGCACGCCGGGGTATCGCTCTGGATCAAGGCCGGAGTGGACCCGGTGGAAGTCGCCCGGCGGGCCGGCCACAGCATCGCGGTGCTGTGGAAGTTCTACGCGAAGATCCTCCGCGGCCAGGAGCATCGCGCGAACCAGCTCATCGATGACGCCCTGGGGGCACCAGAGGACCCCGCCGCCTGAACGTGACGTCACGCATCTGCCCGGTCCGCGAGCTGTTAGCGCCGGCGCCACGCTTCCGGTCTTGGGGAACATGGTCCCCAAGACCGGTCCCGTGCTACTGGGCACGAGCGGGTCTCAGTCCCCCTGGCCCCGGGCTCGCCGCTGCAGGAACCCGTAAGCGTACGGAACCTCGTCGGGATGCCGGTGCAGGCGAGCGAGCAGCCACGCCTCATCACCGCTGAGGTGGGGGTGGTCGGCCCGCAGCCGGCGGGCGCGCCAGGTGGTGCGGGGCGCCAGGAGCCACCGCTGGAGGCCGTACCGGGCGGACAGGGTCACACGACCTCCTGCCGACCCTGATGGGGCTGGTCGAGCTGCTGCTCACGCTTGCGCTGCTCGACACGCAGGGCCTCGACCCTCTCGGCGAACAGTTCCAGGCTCTCCTTCTCGTCGGAGAGGTTGTACGGGGCGATGGCCAGGTCGAGAGCGGTGACTTCCTGCTCGATGGAATCGGCGGTCTGCTGGAGGTTGAAGCCGCGCTCCTTGAACTTGAAGTAGCCCATTACCGAGGTGATGACGGTGACGGTGCCGCCAAGGCCGATGAGAATGCCCTTGCCCGGCTGCGGCGTGTCATACAGAGCGGTGACGCCGGTGACGGCGGCCGAGCAGAGAATGAGCGTCCATTGGAGCCAGTTGTGCCAGCGGCGATAGCTCGCGCTCTCCCCCCGCAGGCGGTCGATCTCCCGGGGGATGGCGTCCCGGTAGGAATACTGCCGATCGAAGGCCGCCCGCGCGACCTTGGACGCGGCCAGAACCCGCTCTTCCTCGGCCAGTTCGAGGTTCAGCTTCAGCTCCGCGACCGAAAGGTCTTGTTGCGTGCGACTTCCCTCCTCGTTCCTAATCCAGGGCTGCGCAGTGTCGAAGTTACTGCTGAACACGGCGCACCCCACGAAGAGGGCCCCGGCAAACACGACACCGAAGACGTTGATCGGCGCCATGTTGTAGTGGCGCCAGGTGAGAGCGGTCGCGCCGACCAGGGAGAGCAGCAGGAACGGAGGCCCGACCACGCCAATGAGGGTGGCGACGCTGACCAGGCGGGTGCGTTTGATCTGACGTTGGAGGTTGGCGACGGTCCGCCGGTGGTCTATCAGTGCGTTGATGCGATCGTCGTCTCCGACGGGGCCGGACTGCGGCATGAGCTGGCTTCCCCCATGAACTGCTCGGCTGATGGCCAGTTCGGCGATCGGGAGACCAGCAGTGCGGACTCTCCGCGGACCACCCGTCAAGGCTCCGCCGTCAATTCCCGACCGCCTCACAGTCCTCTGATATAGCTCGCCCCACGTGGCCAATAGGTCACATTCCGTGAGGCTGACGCAAACTGCGTACTCATGGCTGAATCCACACCCAGCGGCCTTCATTGGGCGTGGTGTCGAGGCCACCGCACGGCCAGCACTCCCGCTCGCCCGGCAGCTCGGAGCTCGCGTGACCAGAGGACCCCGCCGTCAGAAGGTGAGGTCCCACGGGCCGGAACCTGG comes from the Streptomyces angustmyceticus genome and includes:
- a CDS encoding SLATT domain-containing protein — its product is MPQSGPVGDDDRINALIDHRRTVANLQRQIKRTRLVSVATLIGVVGPPFLLLSLVGATALTWRHYNMAPINVFGVVFAGALFVGCAVFSSNFDTAQPWIRNEEGSRTQQDLSVAELKLNLELAEEERVLAASKVARAAFDRQYSYRDAIPREIDRLRGESASYRRWHNWLQWTLILCSAAVTGVTALYDTPQPGKGILIGLGGTVTVITSVMGYFKFKERGFNLQQTADSIEQEVTALDLAIAPYNLSDEKESLELFAERVEALRVEQRKREQQLDQPHQGRQEVV
- a CDS encoding tyrosine-type recombinase/integrase is translated as MRRALTALSLKLDGKKAAENTVRRKRTAFNNALRYAVERDLLTGNPLSRIDWDPPATDDEVDFRYVPNPAQTRALLEAVRDQGKRGEHLHGFFGCMYYAAMRPSEVAQLSKRDCKLPASGWGELILNRSRPEVGAGWTDDGKSYELRGLKRRARKTTRPVPVPPVLVAMLRRHMETYGTAPDGRLFAAARGGRVRSTEYAAVWQKAREKALSAEDTASPLAEVPYSLRHAGVSLWIKAGVDPVEVARRAGHSIAVLWKFYAKILRGQEHRANQLIDDALGAPEDPAA